In Agromyces archimandritae, one genomic interval encodes:
- a CDS encoding RidA family protein, with protein sequence MSAEARLVELGIALPDVAAPAGAYVPAVIHGDLVYTAGQLPFVDGALPAQGKVGDGHGLVPAADAAEYARRSALNALAAVKSVLGSLDRVTGVVKVTGFVASDPSFTGQPGVINGASNVLGEIFGEAGRHARSAVGVAVLPLDSPVEVELVVSFA encoded by the coding sequence GTGAGCGCCGAGGCGCGCCTGGTCGAACTCGGCATCGCCCTGCCCGACGTCGCCGCGCCCGCGGGCGCGTATGTGCCCGCGGTCATCCACGGCGACCTCGTCTACACGGCCGGTCAGCTGCCCTTCGTCGACGGCGCGCTGCCCGCGCAGGGCAAGGTCGGCGACGGCCACGGCCTCGTTCCCGCAGCGGATGCCGCCGAGTACGCCCGCCGGTCGGCGCTGAACGCGCTGGCGGCCGTCAAGAGCGTGCTCGGCTCCCTCGATCGGGTGACGGGCGTCGTCAAGGTCACCGGCTTCGTCGCCTCCGACCCGTCGTTTACCGGCCAGCCCGGCGTCATCAACGGCGCCTCGAACGTGCTCGGCGAGATCTTCGGCGAGGCCGGCCGCCACGCCCGTTCGGCCGTGGGCGTCGCCGTGCTGCCGCTCGACTCGCCCGTCGAGGTCGAGCTCGTCGTCTCGTTCGCGTGA
- a CDS encoding DUF4177 domain-containing protein — protein MPTWEYVTTPLLIHNTAAILNNWGSEGWELVQIVQGPEGGLVAYLKRPVGGESSQAAQAGAAAAAEAAKQFEGEQ, from the coding sequence ATGCCCACCTGGGAGTACGTAACCACGCCGCTGCTGATCCACAACACGGCCGCGATCCTGAACAACTGGGGTTCCGAGGGGTGGGAGCTCGTGCAGATCGTGCAGGGCCCCGAGGGCGGCCTCGTCGCCTACCTGAAGCGCCCCGTCGGCGGCGAGAGCTCCCAGGCCGCGCAGGCGGGTGCGGCCGCCGCGGCCGAGGCCGCGAAGCAGTTCGAGGGCGAGCAGTGA